The Amblyomma americanum isolate KBUSLIRL-KWMA chromosome 11, ASM5285725v1, whole genome shotgun sequence genome includes the window TCGTAGCAATACATTACAGCGAAATATGTTGTATCAATttcaaacaaaaaaatattttcttcatGTGTGGTCGTAAAAATTTTATCACCATGCACACACAATAATTGCCCCGGCGCATCGCGGATTCCGCAGTTTTTCGACAATATAGTACGGCCATTTTAGCACCACTGTATGTAATACAGAAGCGTTTCAGCAACAGCAGTGCGCAGGCACATGCTCGCTGAGTATAGTCTTCGTCATGCTTGATCGTTTCTACTTGTCGGGtaagcggctgcggagcaactgaccacggcggtggtcagacctggGAGACAACGGAAGGCGTTAAGAATATCTTGCTTCGGACAGGGtgccattggaaactgaatcTGGCAACGCACGGGGCGGAAGTTACGTGGGGGAATGAGGTTAAGagttttgcggggataaggtggcggcagctggcgcaggacagaagATGGCTTTGTGAACATGGTGACATCAAAAACTTCCGCTCTTTACCGTTAATCGTTTAACGCCCCGATGAAGACTATTCGAATGTGTTAATTTTAATTACTCAGCGACTATAACAGGCagcttgaaataaaaagaaattctgaaatcTGCATACAAAGTTCCCTATCTGAGACGACTGCTAATGTAGTAAACCTTCGCGGCATCTTCTGTTTTGAGCTCAGGCTGTGGAATGTCGTCTAAGCGGCATTAACAGTCACAATATTGCGGCCTGCATTGCTTGACTAACATTCGGCTATGTCTAGCCATACGAGGATAAGTGTTATAAAACACCGGCGAAAGCAGAAGAGCTCATGCCTTGTCCGCTAAGAGAAAATTTGTTTTGTCTAGAGCTGCGGCTGTACTTAAgcttctttgtttattctttaCTGTATATATGCACCCTAGCGTTTTGAGTGTTAATGGGCGTCACTGGACAGTGGTACATCTCATCGCACACCGCATCTGCTGCTTAGAAGGGTAACGGGACTTATGTCTATAGGTCGGCTGAATCGTAACAGGAGGTCTTGTCTTAATCATCCGTCGAATGATACTGGCAGCATTGTTGTCGCATAGAAAGAACCGTGGTATTTTCCGCTGTGATTCGAGTGTCAGCTGCACCTTTCGAAAGCTGTCGAGTGCGCGTTGAGAGTACGTACGCCCTCAACATTTCTCGGAACACTATCTGCGTTGCGACATCAAGGTACGCCCACGAAACTTGTGCATCTTTGTGTTTTGTGCGTCGAGCAGCATTCTGTGATGTTTGTCCTGCATCGAAGTGATTTCGCTGAAACCTGACGAGTGCAGAGTAATGAACTCTATAGAAATCGCCGACCATATTGCACTCCGTGACACTGGGCGCGAAAACTATCGGCCAGTAGCTTTCAAACGTGCATACCGGGCTGCACTCATTGTTCTTGTAACGGCCACCTATGACGCACGAATTGGACAAGTGGGGACATTGCACCGTTATCCGCTGAGTGTTTTTAAAGAGGCAGGTGCttcatttcttttgtttcttttttccgcACATCCGTTAACTTTTGCTGCTTGCAGTTAGACAAAATTTTGTAGGAAAACGAAACCACCCCTAGCTATTGACGGCCGGATCACTAATAGTTAAGTGACGCACGTGGTTATGTTCCTATATGAATTCTTCATTGAGTTGTAACTTCTATAGTTTGTTTTTAACTCTCGCCACCTCATTATACGTAGTGAAGTGATCACAAAAGACTTCTAGTTTACCGTCGCATCAAGTTAATGTTTTAAACATCTCAGGCTTTATCAGTGCACAAGTTGGGTTTCCTCATTCAAACAGAAAAGCTGTATTGATGACTAAATAAACAACTCCAACAGCACTGCAAAATTTTCCTTTCTGAGTATTGCGAGTTGGACAGCACCTTGAAAGAGAAAAAATGGCGCGGAAGAAATTGAATTCGGGTATGGCTTCAGTAAAAAGTGACGAACTTCCCCCACAGGTGGAAACGATCAAGCGTAATGATAATTACTCAACGAACACGCCCCTGTAGGTTACACACTGATGTTGCTGCGACGCCTCTGTCTTTCATACTCAACCGCAGCTAATACTTTCGAAATGCCAGAGAACTCTTTGGTCCACGTGAGAGTTTGGTGTTTCTGAGCTCACCTTTGGGTCGTGGTTGCCCTTCCCGTAGTTCTGGCGTCCCTGGTTCTCCACGAGAATCGTGAGTGTCTCTCCTTCACTCGTCACCACGGACGCGTTGAAGATGCGCTCGTCCAGACTCAGGACGCTCCGGGTCGCCCTCGTCATTACGTAGCCCCGGTCCTTTATGCCCGACACCGTCAGTAAGGAGGGACTCTTTGGCCTGAAAGAGACTCTGGTGCTGTACACGACGTATCCGTAGGCCTGGCTCAACTCTTCGAACGTCAGCGGCTGTTTGGAGCGTACCGTCTTCAGGTAGCCGTGGTTCCGGAACCAGTCCATCACTTCCTCCAGGGTTGCGCTCCGCGTTAGGGCAATGGTCCCCAGGCCTAGCTTCCGCGAGGGAGTCGGAAGTGGGCCCGGCGGAAGGGGAAGGAACTTCCCCGTGGCGTTCCGGATCATGTAGTACAGGTCTGTGGGGTCACCGGCCTCGGACAGCGGCGAGCCGTGGTCATAGCTCGTTAGCTGCGGCGGAGGCCGGTTGCCGTTGCTGAAGCCGTAATTTGTGCCGCCGTGAAACATGTAGAAGTTCACTGAGCCGTTGTACTTTGCCAGGATCTCCTCGAAGGTGTCGACGATGCTTCGTTCGTCAACCTTGTCGTGCGGGAACGACCACACATCCTGTATGTGAGGGAAACACCAACCACAATGTTTACTGAACGATGATGAGCTCCGCCCGCCGGCTTGAGGTGTTTCAGATATGGTCCGTAATGTGCCGTAACAAATCAGCTTGAAGGTGTGCTCGCGAAAGGTGTGCtaataagaaaaaagaaggacTCGGGCCCTTCATTCAAAATCGTGCAACTTCATCACGAGGGTCAGAACTGGATAGATGTATATAGATGCAGTTAAATTGCCTTCAGCTGTCCCTCCATGAGGTGAACCCTTGTAGAAAATAATGCTGTTGTTTTATAAACTTAGCACGTTCCGCCATTTTCACTATTCCACTAGTTGAACTATTTTACCTCTGCTTCTCCTCACATGCTACCGCGTTTCATCTTTGGCATCAAGTACTGATGGTGGTGGTCCACCCCTAATTGCAAAAAAACTTGTAATCCGAGGTTGAAAAGTGTTTTTTCTTTTAGAAATAGGCCATCTTAACTCTATTACGCTGAAAATCTCGCTTCGCACTTTTCTTATCTTTAGGCTCTCAGGAACGCTACTACAAGGTAGACATGTCTGTCTCTTCTCATCACATATTCCGAACTGAGGCCAACCTTCTGGGACTATGGCCTCAATTCTCGTTAGCTTGGAAGCCATCAAGGCGCTCCTCATATGATACAGAGATACAGCCTCGACCGCCGGAATGCGAACTCGCGTAAGGCGTTCTTCATTGTTACGTGCCAAAGGTAATGTCGATTGTTGAGAGGTTCTATACTATGATctgaattttcattttcttttttgtcgcTCCCTTTATTCCTTTGAACGTATCGCGGTATTCGTAGATGAGATGGCCGGCACTTTTGTGCACGGTGTGCAGTATCAGCGGTATCAAGCGTCGATAAACCGATTAGATGTGCCGTGCTGCCTTCGGCGTGCTCCGGGCGCACCGGAATGACAGCCGTTGTGGcttgagtcatcatcatcagcctgactaagcctactgcagggcaaatacctcttcccatgtcactccaattaaccatgtcctttgccagctgcagccaccttatccccgcaaacctcCTAAACCCATCCGCCTACCTGagtctctgccgccccctgctacgcttgccttctcttggaatccactccgttgccttcAGTCGTaagggaccatcggttatcttcccttcgcattacacgccttGCCGATTCCTagttcttcttgatttcgactaggacatcTTTAACTCGTGTCTGTTCCATGACTAATTCTCCTCTATTTTTGACTCTTAACGTTGCGCCTATCATTTCCATTTCCAAGCCTCTCTGTGCGGTCCTTTGtttaagctcaacccttttcgtttgcctccctgtttctgccctataggctattaccggtaagatacaggtgttATATACCTTCCTTTTGAGGGGcactggtaaactgctattcattacCTGAGAGTGCCTGGCCCACCCGTTCTTATTCTCGTTGTTATTTAACTCTTGTGAAGAGTGAAGGTCACCACAGTGTCTTGAGAGCACACTCCCTATGTATAGGGTAGCCAATCCCGCGAAATACCTGCTGAGCATCCCGTCCATTCCtttcacctctttctctctctttctctttctatcACACATTTCTTATGGTCTTTGTTTCCCATAGTGTTCACTCTTGCCCTTTACCTGGCGGCCGCAGTAGTACTCGGTGACCACGAACGGCCCGTGAGGCTGCTCCCTCTTGACggcttcgtaggcctgctgcgtCGTGGCCTTGGCGGGGCCGAAGTCGGTGGTGACCAGCGTGCCTTCCACGCGGTCACACTCGTACGCCTTGTCGTCGGGCGTGTCCGTGCGGAAGAGCACGGTGTCCGCGCCCAGGTGCTGCTGAAACTTGTCCACCAGGTGCCGCATGTACGCCTTGTCGCACACGTCGTACAGGCCGTACTCGTTCTCGACCTGCGTCGAAGGATGGGATTAAATTTCCCTCTGCATTTATTCATCTAGTCTTTGTTCCTACTCCAGAAGGTACACTTCCTTCGCCGAAACCCTAACTTCTATAGTTAAAGTAACTGGGCTTAGGAGCGCACGATAGGCTCTTTGTATGTGTGGCCTTCGCACGAATGGACAATGGACTTCCTTTTCATATAACCTCCATTTCCCCATGCTaaccatatttttatttttatttccttgtcgaATCATATTGTAATCTTGCTTTGTATAAGACGCAAGTCGCTACCCTGTTTGTCTTGCTAAGCTTACCctagcagcacaagtaattggcccaacattgcaACTGCaatggcaaagctggccctacaaaggacctggatgggaccatcctgttgcagtattgggccgatgacctgtgctgcttggggtacTGGGCAGGTTAGGTTAAGCTTAGTACAGGTATTTCTAGTGACTGTGCAAGAGCCTTACACTTCCCGCTTTGTTTCTCCGTGTCTTGAGAACGTAAAAAAAGATTAACGGCCCTTGTCGTGCATAACATATTTACGCAGATATAAGTAGTAATAACCAGCGTAGAAGTATTTGCAATGGCGAGAAAAAGCGCGTGACGTTAAGAAGAGAGCGAGGATGGTAAATTATCTTTATAAGCTGCTTTTTAATACTCCGAGTAAAGCGGCTTATAGCTATCAGCGGTTAAACACACAATGCAGGATTTGCTGCTGCAACGCCTAGGAATGAGACCGAAAGGCGATGTGGTCCTCACCTGGACAGTGATTATAGGCCCGCCATTCTTGTAAAGGTACGGCGCCACAGCTGGCAGCAGCAGGTCTAGCCAGTGGTCTACCGCGGCCAGATAGGTCTTGTCCGAAGACCTGTACTTCATCTTGGGGTTGATCCTGAGGAGCCAGTAGGGAAGGCCACCGTTGTCTCGCTCCCCGCAGATGTAGGGACCAGGGCGCAGGATCACGTACAGCCCTACTTCTTTGGCCGTCTCGAGGAAAGCCTTGAGGTCGTAGTTTCCCTCGAAGTTGTACTGACCCGGCTCTGGCTCGTGGCCGCTCCATTCGACGTAAGTCTGCAGCGCGTTCAGTCCAGCCATCTTCATCTTGAGGAGCCGGTCGCGCCAGTAAGGCTTGGGGACACGAAAGTAGTGGATTGAGCCGGAGACGAACCGGAACGGCTTCCCGTCCATGAGAAAGCGGTCATTTTCGTAGTCAACGACGAAAGAGCGGTTCTCCTTAGCCGGACCTCCTTGCGCTGTGGTTGCCAGAAGACATGCTAGACCCACAATACTCAGTAAATACTGAGCATAAGCCATGCTTATTCGGACTCCTGTCTCAAGATGTATGCTCGCGGCTTTCGTAAACGTGCAAGTGCGCCCTCCTGCAGTGAGTGCTTTCATTGCTGCTGTGGTGTTTCGAGCCTCCGAATCTGAGAACAAAAGGGTGGTCGGACGTCACTTTGTGCGTAATCTGTGCTTGCTTATCGATTTCGACTTCGGGCAGCCCTTGATATAACCCATATCTCTTTTCTCCTGCCAGACAGGTCGAAAGGTGATAATCCGTGACGCGATCAGCTGCTGACCTTCAGGTTTCCTCATGTATCTCCATGTTTGCCGTCAGCACGTGCTGCGCTCCTGTagaatgtttctgaaaaaaaaaaacgttatagTAGTATTTTCATTCTTAAATGATCCATTGACTAGCATGGAAACCCATGCATATCTTCAGCAATCAACTGCTCCATTCATTTCGGTGAAGTTTGGTGCAAGTAAAGAAAGGGGTTAAGTTCTACTGTATGGCTGAAGATGGTTCCCTAAAACACGACAGGTGAACTTACGCGCAATGCATCTTCCTTCTTATCCCTTGTCGCTTATAAGCGGTATAAAATGGCAATTCCAGTCTCCTCATCATTCAGCCCTTGCAGTTAAATGCTTCAACTACTTAGGGGAATCCTACaaggcctttatttttttttgtaaggaaTCGTTAACAAAAACCAGCTAACCACGTCCAGCCTAGCGTTTCAGACCCAATCTACCCTAAACGACTGCTTGGGCAAGATGTCAAGACGTTCACTAGGATGGCCAGCATCCCACAACGCTGTGGCTTTGCttttgaatggcagtttatcacgCTGGAAAATGTaatatacaccccccccccccccccccgcccacctgAAATACAATACCACCAAGAACGGTTTGCATATCGCTGTGCGTCTCTTGACTATACCAGCCCGGagcattttgttgttgtttttttctaaaGTTCTACATCGTTGTGTGCGTTCATATACTTCATATTCCACAGTTCGTGGTGGCAATAAACTTCGGCGGCATGTGATATTAACATATCGGCTCCTGGGTGGACGGTGTGCTCAGAGTCTGTGCTTTCGAGTTCCGGGAGCTatagcatatccttttaaacgaacactcgccaaagtcataaaggaacgattcaaagaacaccagcgtgacgtcaaaaacaaaaaagtgatttctaacgctctcgcccaacaccagcaaaacacgggccacttgattgactgggattccacgcgcatacttgagaaagaaaaatcattatctactcgtctgctcaaggaatcccttcacatacaaatgacaagccaagcgattaacaggacgcagggcaatctacccgagatatacatccgcacgatacgcaacgttttccctacataagcagcagcccgtctcgtttttcatcccattgtgaacaaggcacccgtagtggtgccgaaacgtcaattctcttacggttatttttttcctttatgactttggcgagtgttcgtttaaaaggatatgctgaatttccctcgccagacgggtttccgtcgaaccctcaactatcCGGGAGCTATAGTCTGCTTTTTATCCAGCGACCGCGTGAGGAGAATTGTGAGGCCGTGAGCTGAGGCGGCGGCGTGACTCCGTTGAAGTATGCCTTTTCAgtatataatttatttatttacaacagcACCGGCCCTATTTTGCGAGACCAATAGCAAGATGAAACTAATAcaacgcaaacaaaaaaaaattatcaatgGCAAATTCTTCTCTTGTGGCACACATCACATAAAAGCATGGATAGGGTTTAAGAGAGTTTGGTAGCAGCAGAAATCATACGAGCAGAATCGGCGACAATGGCAGGTACAACTTCACAGTACAGTTAACACCTTGTACATTATAAAAAGCTGTAGATATGGCACTTTGGTGTCGACTGATAGAACAGTGAAATAGAACCGGCTAATAGAACAGTGAAATCGGCGTATTTTCCCCGGCATGGAGCCAGCCCCGAAAGAGCAAGAGGTGTTCGCATTAATTTAGCTAGCTGTGGGGCAATGTGCAATTGATAAACGAAAATTTTAAGAAAGGCAGTTTTCCCAGGCCGTCACCACGGAGGAACGGCAACGTAAACATCGAACTCAGCGCTGACAATTTCGGCAGGTGAAGAAAAATTGTCTCTATATACTTTATGTTACACAACTCAACTTTCGGACTTTACAGAAACTCGGTGCCCCACGATCCAATACCGGTCCGCCGCAGTGGCTgcgtggttatggcgttcggctgccggcccgaaagacgcggtttcgatcccggccgcggcggtcgaatttcgatggaggcaaaattctagaggtccgtgtatactgtgcgatgtcagtgcacgctaaagaaccccaggtggtcgaaatttccggagcccttcactgcggcgtctctcgtagcctgagtcgctttgggacgttaaacccctataaaccaaaccaaaccaaactatccAATACCCGCGAGTTCTTTCCAACTTCAGTTGGGCATCAGCTGCGCGCAGAATTCAAGTTTCTGAAATGATACGACTAGTCATTCCTCTCTCAAGGTGGCCAGGCTTTACAACTGTGACTGGTGCACTGAGGTACAACACCCGAAGCGACTATAGCTGACTTGTTTAGTACACGAAAAACTGTTCTCTTTTAACGTATAGTCATTTGACACCTCGTGTTTCGCTCAGTGCTCGCCTGTCAACGGGTGACACTCGCTAACCGTACCAGGCATGGCCTTATAGGTGTACACAGCACTGGGTCGCGGCTTGCTTGGGAATGGGCAGCAATTCattgaaataaaattctgttCACTTATATTTCACAGTGTAGGACGATCTCAAGGTCTGCAAGCTGCAGCTGGCAACATGATCCTGCCCACACACTGATCCTGGTAACATATAAAGCAGCTTTTATGAAAGTTGCAAGTAGTGATAACCTCTAAAATGAACGTCACAGCGATAGTCGTTTTTGGTACGTTTATTTTTATGTTGTTGCTATGTTGTGACGGGCGATTGGTGCGTTGATTCGGAACAATCTGCTCTGTAGCATATTCATAAATGTGGTCCGCGTGAAACTAAACCACAGAGTGAGACGCTCTGTTTATGCTAACTTTTAAGCTTTAACTATAAGGTACATTGTGCCTTCCGAAAAATAGCGGTGCACAAAAACTTGGAAATGTGCCCGTCTAGTAAGCGCAACCAGGGTTCGAGTTCGTGAGGCGTTGTGCAGGGAAGAACCAGGCATTTCATACAATACAGAAGTTATGAAAGTGACCGCAGCGGCGATGCAGAATAAAAGCATTGCAAAATATAACCTACTGCATGGCTGAGAGGAATCAATTGTCTTAATGTTTCGCCCTGATAGGTACGTGAATGCCTCTCGCGTGTTTTTCTTTTACACCAGCCTCTTTAatgttcttctcttctttcaccctcacatGGAGTATAGCATGTCAGgtcaacaaccaggcagacctctcctatTTCATTAAAAtctgtctcctcctcctcctcgcgtGTTTTTGAACGCTCTCGAAGCATGCACCCAGGATGGAATTCAATACACAGAATTCAATTGAAAAGAGGAACAAGCCGGGCTAGTTGCTACATTCTTTGCATAAagaacagcgcagcagacgggaccaagaaaagaagacagaaacACGGGCGCTGACTGTTGGCTGCTGCGCTGTTTTCATGCAAAGAATTGAATTGTTCTCTCGCATTGTCGCTTTTCATTCTGTTTACCGCTGCACGTCGAGGGGCAGCGTTGACGGCGAACAGCGCAGTCAGCGAGTGGCAACATGCGGTATATATGCATGCGGCCATGCCACCGCGCTGTTCCGAGTATTGAGCGAGCCGGAgggccacaacgttgtcagtcgACCGTATGGCTAGCTCTGTGGTAGCTCTGGTATAATGGATTGTGGCTCGCCCGGTGATGTACGACATGGCGTCAGAGCCCTTCGTATCCTGCTCTTGTTGGCCCCGTTCGGAGCGTCCCTCGGGCGCTTGTTGGCTTCCCCGAGGACACCTGGCGTCTTCTGGCTGTCCGGTGCGCCGCGTACACGTTCGGTGGACGCTGGGCTGTAGCTGATGCTCTTTGATTGCAGAAGCGTccaggtagtagtagtagtagcggtacaccTGAGGCATTGCATGTTATCCCTTCCCGGGCTTGTTTTCTTTGGTGCTTCTGCTGCGTCCCGCTTACTGATTATCTACAGTGTATCGACGTGCGGTTCTCTGCACAGTGCCGCTTATGGCCACTCCATCGTGCTCAGTACGTGTTTGTTGCCTTGAAGCGTTCCTCTTTAAAGCCTCGATTTTGTTCTTTGACGATGAGAAGGGGAAGTTCTGTAGGCAGTGAACAATTAAGCAGTGAAGGTAGAGGTCACTGACCAGTATGCAGCGTGAGTTTCTATTAAAGCGTGTTGTTGTTCAAGTAAAGAATAATAAAACTAAgataaactttcttttcttcccttttctccCACTCAGAGGAAGACAATGGAGGTTCGACTGAGTTGGCCAGAAGCAAGGTGTGCGAGGCAAGTGTTCAAGGAAATACATTATACATCTTGCACTTGTATGCTTGCAACCTTACAGAGATTGTTTTCATATGCTGTTCAGCACAAGGACTCATAATTGATGCATAAGAGAACTGTACAAAAGTTACCAGTCACCGACCCCCTGAGCATGCTTTGGTTTCTCAGGTCGGTACCTTTGATTCACAGCTGCTGCTTACAACCGAAAACTCAAAGCGGTTCTGGAACGTTCGCGTGTCCCTTCTGCTGCTTGAAGATTCTTTACAGTCTTTTGTGTCTAAACTGTACACTTACTTTCAACGATGTATACTTCAATATATTTTTCTCTGTGGGTGTTTGCACGACTGGAACCTTGTTCGATGCCATTATAAACCCATCAAATTCCAAGCTTCGTTTAGAACTTCACTATGATCCTTCCCTGAAGTGCGTTATCTCGACATAGCGAGTACAAGAGCAAAGCGAACGGTGGTGATCATGCGCGAAAGGACTGTAACTCAGAGTTGGGAGAACGGCTTTACCTAAGGCGACTACTCGCAGGTACTAGTTACACGCTTAACGTCTTTGACGTTCGGCATTTGATAACTCTCGTTAGCCGATCGTACACAAACGCATAGCTCCACGACCCTATATTCAATAAATTCGCAACTTTCAGCCATATGTGCTGTAATCTGCACAAGAACCCTCGAAGTACAATAGCAAATTCGATGCACTATTGTCGTGTTCTATGGACACCCTTACCCGGAAATTATGCACAAGCGCATTTTTTCGACTTGAacttgtttatgaacgcagtttttgtttttcacatcgttAGCCTGCACTAtatcaatcaatatatccgccggtCCCTCCTCGGGACGATTATAGTTTTCTGTAATTTATTGTTAAAAGcgcaccccattggttttctatggcagtctcttAACTACTCGGTGCGAGTAGAAATTAAACTATTCCGATCAATACGGTCATTATCTTACAGTAACGCGCAGTTGACTCGCAAGGAAAAGAAAGTAGACCTTTCATATCCGCGTTTGTCTTCGGTGAAAGTATGGGGTTTTATTGAAAAGCACCTAATCCGAGTGCCATTCGCAGCGACAGGGACACCATGTAGTAGTTCTGCTGTTGAAGGCACCAGTCACAAAGAACCTGCTCAAGCCACAAGAAAGGATATCGCGCATCCATCacctactcgccgcggtggctcagtggttagggcgctcggctactgatccggagagtacccgggttcgaacccgaccgcggcggctgcgtttttatggaggcgaaacgctaaggcgcccgtgtgctttgcgatgtcagtgcacgttaaagatccccaggtggccgatgttattccggagccctccactacggcacctatttcttccttctttcactccctcctttctcccttcccttatggcgcagttcaggtgtccgccggtatatgagacagatactgcgccgttcccttcccccaaaaaccaattattattattaatattctcCGAACCTGGCATAGACGTGGTGCCGTCACAGCTTCCTGCAGCATATTGAGCACCACTGTGCGCTATAATAGGATGTCACGACCGAACTGTGAAGCACACTGTGAACTCTATCAAACTAATGCGCGATGAATGGCTTATAGCTACTGAACAGAAACTAACAGATGGCAGTGTCCTCCA containing:
- the LOC144111413 gene encoding beta-galactosidase-like, which codes for MKALTAGGRTCTFTKAASIHLETGVRISMAYAQYLLSIVGLACLLATTAQGGPAKENRSFVVDYENDRFLMDGKPFRFVSGSIHYFRVPKPYWRDRLLKMKMAGLNALQTYVEWSGHEPEPGQYNFEGNYDLKAFLETAKEVGLYVILRPGPYICGERDNGGLPYWLLRINPKMKYRSSDKTYLAAVDHWLDLLLPAVAPYLYKNGGPIITVQVENEYGLYDVCDKAYMRHLVDKFQQHLGADTVLFRTDTPDDKAYECDRVEGTLVTTDFGPAKATTQQAYEAVKREQPHGPFVVTEYYCGRQDVWSFPHDKVDERSIVDTFEEILAKYNGSVNFYMFHGGTNYGFSNGNRPPPQLTSYDHGSPLSEAGDPTDLYYMIRNATGKFLPLPPGPLPTPSRKLGLGTIALTRSATLEEVMDWFRNHGYLKTVRSKQPLTFEELSQAYGYVVYSTRVSFRPKSPSLLTVSGIKDRGYVMTRATRSVLSLDERIFNASVVTSEGETLTILVENQGRQNYGKGNHDPKGITSGVTLGHAQLTNWTMEGVPLVHEEDLDRLGQFLSQHGHAQTNDTRTKPPAFFYGNFTLPEGQEPLDTFLDPTGWGKGVVVINGFNLGRYWPSIGPQVTLYVPGSILHSYPQQNTLIVFETETVPSALTTLELVDTPKIDGPIPDKPGQRSHK